The nucleotide sequence CACTCAAGTATTGACGATATGTTATCAAATATAAACCATGAAAGTTATGAATCGCAAAAAGAGGTCAGTGATAAGAAAAAGATATTACTTGATTCTGATTCTACTATAGCACAGGTTGAAGAGGCAGCCAAAATTCTTGGATACGAACTTTCTGATTCAGATATCGGAAACGTGTATAAAGCGCTTATTAATGTTTGTGAAAAGAAAGGTGCTGTCGGTTCAAAAGAATTTGAAGCTTTAATTGCAAGTTCTGCTATGCAGGCTCCTTCAACATATCATTTTGAATCATATACAACAACAAGCAGTAATGTTTCCAGTTCTATGTCACAGGTAATACTTAAATATAACGATGAAATTATTTGTGGCGTAAGTAATGGCGAAGGTCCGATTGATTCGGCGTTCAGAGCGATAGAGCAGTGTATTGGTCATCATTATGAACTTGATGATTTTCAGGTTCAATCAGTAACGGAAGGGAAAGAAGCATTAGGTTCTGCTCTTGTAAGACTTCGTAATAACGGGAAACTATACTCAGGTAACGGAACTTCAACTGATATTATTGCTGCAAGTATCAGAGCATATATAAATGCACTTAACAAGATAGTTTACGAGGAGGCATAATATGAAAATAGTTTTTTCTACAAAGAATGTAAGTCGTGCTTCGTTCTTGGATACGTGTCGTTATGCTTTTGATTATGGATTTTGCGGTTTTGAAATATATGACGCAATAAAAGAAAGAAACTCTCATTATGACAGTATTTTAAGACGAGAACGTATATCTGACACAAAAAGAAAACTTGTTAACAGAAATCTTTCAATATCTGCACTTCGTATGCCTGATTCAATAGATAGCGAAAATACTACACCTGAATTAATTTTAAAATATGTGGATATGGCTGCAACTTCAGGAATTGCTAATGTGATTTTGTATATTGATAAAGAGATTTCCAATGAAATTCTTAACGAAAAAATTCATCTTGCTGTAAAAAAAGCAGAAAATTCAGATGTTAATATTTTGTTTGAAACAGTAGGATACCTTGCAAATACTGAAAAAGTCATTGATATTATCAATTATCTTTCCTCAGCTGCAGTTGGTGTTTCCTGGAATGTTAGAGGTACATATTTCGGTAAAGGAGAGTCCTCTGAATCAACAATTAAAACACTTGGAGCATATATAAAATACGTTCGTCTTGGCGATATGAAAGACGGGAAAACTGTTCTTATTGGCGAAGGGGAACTTGATGTTGAGAAACTTATCAATGCACTTTCGTCATTAAATTATGAAGGATATATTTGTGCAGCATGGAATGAAGAAATAAATGATGCAGATATTGTGCTGACACACTTTGCTAATTATATTTCAAAACTCAACCGTGAGAAAAAAACTTATGAACACGCATATTATAACAGAGATAAGACTGGTACTTTTGTATGGAAAAAGTATGATGTTATTGATTTGACTTTCTCTCAGGTTTTAGATACAATGGCTGAAACTTATCCTGACCAGTATGCTTTTAAATATCCTACACTTGATTATACAAGAACTTATGAGCAGTTCAGACGAGATGTTGACGAATGTGCGGCAGCCTTAATTTCGCTCGGTGTGAAAGCGGGCGACCATGTTGCAGTATGGGCAACAAATGTTCCTGAATGGTTTATCACATTCTGGGCAACAACAAAAATCGGCGCAGTTTTGGTTACCGTTAATACTGCCTATAAAATTCACGAAATCGAATATCTTTTAAAACAATCAGATACACATACACTTGTAATGATTGAATATTGCAAAGATATAAACTATAAAGAGATTATAGAAGAACTTTGTCCAGAACTTAAAACATTGGAAGCAGGTAAACCTTTATATTCAAAAAATCTGCCATTTTTAAGGAATGTTGTTACAGTTGGCTTTTCAATGGATGGATGTTTAACATGGGAGGAAATGCTGTCCCGTTCTTCACTTGTTCCGCTTAATGAAGTAAGAAGACGTGCATCGCTTGTTAAACCTGATGATGTATGTAATATGCAGTACACATCAGGAACAACAGGTTTCCCTAAAGGTGTTATGCTTACCCACAGAAATATCGTTAATAACGGTAAAACTATCGGTGACAGAATGGATTTATCAACAGCAGACCGTATGATGATTCAGGTTCCTATGTTCCATTGTTTTGGTATGGTTCTTTCTATGACATCTACTATGACGCATGGTGGTACGCTTAGTCCTATACCTTACTTTTCGCCTAAGTCATCTTTAGCATGTGTTAACGATGAAAAGATAACTTGCTTTAACGGCGTTCCGACAATGTTTATTGCAATGTTTAACCATCCTGATTTTTCTAAAACTGACTTTTCATATATGAGAACAGGAATTATGGCGGGTGCTAACTGTCCTGCTGATTTAATGCGCCGTGCAGCCGATGAAATGAATATGCGTGAAATTATATCTGTTTATGGGCAAACAGAAGCATCACCCGGATGCACTATGGGAGAAGTAAACGAAGATATTGACCATCGTGTTGAAACTGTAGGAAGCGCTTTTCCTGGAATTGAGTGTAAAATCATAGATCCTGAAACAGGGGAAGAATTGCCTGACGGAGAAAGCGGAGAATTTGTTGCAAGAGGATTTA is from Oscillospiraceae bacterium and encodes:
- a CDS encoding AMP-dependent synthetase, with protein sequence MKIVFSTKNVSRASFLDTCRYAFDYGFCGFEIYDAIKERNSHYDSILRRERISDTKRKLVNRNLSISALRMPDSIDSENTTPELILKYVDMAATSGIANVILYIDKEISNEILNEKIHLAVKKAENSDVNILFETVGYLANTEKVIDIINYLSSAAVGVSWNVRGTYFGKGESSESTIKTLGAYIKYVRLGDMKDGKTVLIGEGELDVEKLINALSSLNYEGYICAAWNEEINDADIVLTHFANYISKLNREKKTYEHAYYNRDKTGTFVWKKYDVIDLTFSQVLDTMAETYPDQYAFKYPTLDYTRTYEQFRRDVDECAAALISLGVKAGDHVAVWATNVPEWFITFWATTKIGAVLVTVNTAYKIHEIEYLLKQSDTHTLVMIEYCKDINYKEIIEELCPELKTLEAGKPLYSKNLPFLRNVVTVGFSMDGCLTWEEMLSRSSLVPLNEVRRRASLVKPDDVCNMQYTSGTTGFPKGVMLTHRNIVNNGKTIGDRMDLSTADRMMIQVPMFHCFGMVLSMTSTMTHGGTLSPIPYFSPKSSLACVNDEKITCFNGVPTMFIAMFNHPDFSKTDFSYMRTGIMAGANCPADLMRRAADEMNMREIISVYGQTEASPGCTMGEVNEDIDHRVETVGSAFPGIECKIIDPETGEELPDGESGEFVARGFNIMKGYYKMPEATSLAIDKDGWLHSGDICLRTPDGYYKVTGRLKDMIIRGGENLYPREIEEFYLTNPKVRDVQVVGVPDERYGEECCAWIILHKGETADENEMREFGNASIARHKVPRYFIFTNEFPMNAAGKILKYKMRDDSVERLGLKK